The following are from one region of the Acidobacteriota bacterium genome:
- a CDS encoding DUF5700 domain-containing putative Zn-dependent protease: MVYRVSLVVAFAGMILVALSTAPLGASQEAGAAAVDVRMETDEADAALAILHAHRAGEPVAEEAWGRLFESEGYRRLQQRERSMGREFQDSAFQEFLLSDPVVASAPALAEAVADWRQADLTGAAGRALAYLPAGTKLRATLYPAIKPRPNSFVFEVESDPAIFIHLDPTVPRAKLENTLAHELHHIGYAAACGAADSELTDRVRTAVRWAGAFGEGLAMLAAAGGPSVHPHAASSAEERARWDRDVANVEADLRRVEMFLLDVAEGRLSDPDAVRAAAMEFFGVQGPWYTVGWKMAVTIEEAFGRERLIEVMCDPRRLMATYNAAAQERNRAGGDLPLWSSSLLALLDP, translated from the coding sequence ATGGTCTATCGAGTCAGCCTTGTCGTTGCATTCGCCGGGATGATCCTCGTGGCGTTGTCCACCGCGCCCTTGGGAGCCTCTCAGGAGGCGGGGGCCGCCGCCGTGGACGTTCGGATGGAGACGGACGAGGCGGACGCCGCTCTCGCGATCCTGCACGCCCATCGGGCGGGAGAGCCGGTGGCCGAGGAGGCTTGGGGGAGACTCTTCGAGAGCGAAGGGTACCGCCGTTTGCAGCAGCGCGAGCGATCGATGGGGCGAGAGTTTCAGGACTCCGCCTTCCAGGAGTTCCTGCTCTCCGACCCCGTGGTGGCCTCCGCGCCGGCGCTTGCGGAGGCGGTGGCGGACTGGCGTCAGGCGGACCTCACCGGGGCTGCAGGGCGTGCCTTGGCGTACCTTCCGGCGGGAACCAAGCTCCGCGCCACGTTGTATCCCGCCATCAAGCCGCGGCCCAACTCCTTCGTCTTCGAGGTGGAGAGCGACCCGGCCATCTTCATTCACCTGGATCCCACCGTTCCCCGGGCGAAGCTGGAGAATACGCTGGCCCACGAGCTCCATCACATCGGCTACGCGGCTGCCTGCGGAGCCGCGGATTCGGAGCTCACGGATCGGGTACGGACGGCCGTGAGGTGGGCGGGGGCCTTCGGGGAGGGGCTGGCCATGCTGGCAGCGGCGGGCGGGCCTAGCGTCCACCCCCACGCAGCGAGCTCGGCGGAAGAGAGGGCGCGCTGGGACCGCGATGTCGCCAATGTGGAGGCGGACCTGCGCCGGGTCGAGATGTTCTTGCTCGACGTGGCGGAGGGGCGGCTCTCGGACCCCGACGCCGTGCGGGCCGCCGCCATGGAGTTCTTCGGCGTTCAGGGGCCGTGGTACACCGTAGGCTGGAAGATGGCGGTGACCATCGAGGAGGCCTTTGGGCGCGAGCGGCTGATCGAGGTGATGTGCGACCCGCGGCGTCTGATGGCGACGTACAACGCCGCCGCACAGGAGCGGAACCGCGCCGGTGGGGATCTCCCGCTCTGGTCATCGTCGCTGCTGGCGCTCCTCGACCCGTAG
- a CDS encoding AAA family ATPase, with amino-acid sequence MKPKSMEVLLALARRPREVCSRQELMDEVWKGVWVGEEIVTQAIAQLRRAFGDDFRSPEVIETVPRRGYRLLVAPRRRASGGGGGGDGAAGRRSPFIGRESEIGELLAALDQAEDGRGGVLFLAGEPGIGKTRLAEEVLQTATNRHFLALVGRCSEDVEPLPLLPFVEAVERASRIVPRATFRAMLGEESAASIARMVPSLRTEFPDLPAPAELPPEQQRRYLFNAFLEFLERCSETSPLCLLLDDLQWADEATCRLLRHLAWEVARLKVLILGTFRDAELGREAPFRRVLAELLRQRIGRQLPLGPLSRQEMAELLEGLSGTQPPDEAVDFFERTTEGYPFFVEELYRHVILQGGGEHSAAERWGRLPGSRVEVPESVRVVILQRVGRLRESTREFLTAASIAGRTFDPQVACFLTDLDHQEDLAAGVDEAEAAGLIVPRTAGPELRYEFAHDLIRHSLLSQLSLVRQRTMHLRVVEAMEALYPDVESRAGEVVSHLEAAGNSARSDKAVRYLILAAERALEGTASEDALRFLDRALPRVADGDRPTRARVLFLRGSALRSLLRWEEALRDWWQAIPLFEELGDAESLTHTCKGMAIVALWQARWDEATALGERGLALVGPEPSAERVHMLCIAGLGHSEAGRFDEGEPILDEADSVARRLGEPELLGVASFHRAMSDLHQMRVERQLTLGRRSVELLRGTEHLWDFVPALGLVPMALFCLGRLDEMQVWEPEVERMAERVGQVGVSLLLDHTRAHRRLLESGELEPFVGGARRRLESARGAGIPWAPALSLVELARAAWWRGDDAEAETRLREARADEPDWAGKGIALAVQILLLAQRGDRAALDVLTAHDHLLPELGRPARAGSWHLLLAAVESLALLGEIDGAAALHPLVLHGRAHTGAVVPLWSSVSFARIAGISAACARRWDVAAGHFDRAEEECEAMPNLLEGPAVLRWRAWMLARRGRPEDSARAKELESESRRAWRRLGFAVSL; translated from the coding sequence GTGAAGCCGAAGTCGATGGAGGTGCTGCTGGCGCTCGCCCGTCGTCCTCGGGAGGTGTGCTCTCGACAGGAGCTGATGGACGAGGTGTGGAAGGGGGTTTGGGTGGGGGAGGAGATCGTCACCCAGGCGATCGCCCAGCTTCGTCGGGCGTTCGGGGACGATTTCCGCTCGCCGGAGGTCATCGAAACGGTGCCTCGGCGGGGCTACCGCCTGCTGGTAGCGCCCCGCCGGCGAGCTTCCGGCGGAGGGGGAGGCGGAGACGGAGCGGCCGGCCGGCGTTCGCCGTTCATCGGCCGGGAATCCGAGATAGGCGAGCTGCTGGCAGCGCTCGACCAGGCCGAGGACGGGCGGGGCGGGGTGCTCTTTCTCGCCGGGGAACCGGGGATCGGCAAGACGCGTTTGGCCGAAGAGGTCTTGCAGACGGCCACGAACCGGCACTTCCTCGCCTTGGTAGGACGCTGTTCCGAGGATGTAGAGCCTCTTCCGCTACTTCCCTTCGTCGAGGCGGTGGAGCGGGCGTCCCGAATCGTCCCTCGGGCTACCTTCCGGGCCATGCTCGGGGAGGAGTCCGCCGCTTCGATAGCCCGCATGGTCCCGAGCCTGCGAACCGAGTTCCCGGATCTCCCGGCCCCCGCGGAGCTCCCCCCGGAGCAGCAGCGGCGGTACCTGTTCAACGCCTTCCTCGAATTCCTCGAGCGGTGCAGCGAGACGAGCCCGCTGTGTTTGCTGCTGGACGACCTGCAGTGGGCCGACGAGGCGACCTGCCGTCTCCTGCGCCACCTGGCGTGGGAGGTTGCTCGGCTGAAGGTCTTGATCCTGGGCACCTTCCGGGATGCGGAGCTCGGTCGGGAGGCGCCGTTCCGCCGGGTCTTGGCCGAGCTGCTGCGTCAGCGAATCGGTCGGCAACTGCCCCTCGGCCCTCTTTCGAGGCAGGAGATGGCGGAGCTCCTCGAGGGACTCTCCGGGACGCAGCCGCCGGACGAGGCCGTCGACTTCTTCGAGCGGACGACGGAGGGTTATCCGTTTTTCGTCGAGGAGCTCTATCGGCACGTCATCCTTCAGGGCGGCGGCGAGCACTCCGCCGCGGAGCGTTGGGGCAGGCTCCCAGGGTCGCGGGTCGAGGTCCCGGAGAGCGTCCGGGTCGTGATCCTGCAGCGAGTCGGCCGACTGAGAGAGTCGACCCGGGAGTTTCTGACGGCGGCATCCATTGCGGGCCGGACCTTCGATCCGCAGGTGGCCTGCTTCTTGACGGATCTGGACCACCAGGAGGACCTCGCCGCGGGGGTGGACGAGGCGGAGGCCGCCGGCCTGATCGTCCCCAGGACCGCAGGCCCCGAGCTCCGCTACGAATTCGCCCACGATCTGATCCGCCACTCCCTCCTCTCGCAGCTCTCCCTCGTGCGGCAGCGCACGATGCACCTGCGGGTCGTCGAGGCAATGGAGGCGTTGTACCCGGACGTCGAGTCGCGGGCCGGGGAGGTCGTCTCCCATCTCGAGGCCGCCGGCAACTCTGCCCGTTCCGACAAGGCCGTCCGGTACTTGATCCTCGCCGCGGAGCGGGCGCTCGAGGGGACGGCTTCCGAGGACGCTCTTCGATTCCTCGACCGGGCGCTGCCACGGGTTGCGGACGGGGACCGCCCGACGCGGGCTCGGGTTCTCTTCCTGCGGGGCTCGGCCCTTCGCAGTCTGCTGCGCTGGGAGGAGGCCCTCCGGGACTGGTGGCAAGCGATCCCCCTCTTCGAGGAGCTCGGAGACGCGGAATCCCTGACCCATACTTGCAAGGGGATGGCCATCGTGGCCCTCTGGCAGGCACGGTGGGACGAGGCCACGGCCTTGGGGGAGAGGGGGCTCGCCCTCGTGGGGCCGGAGCCCAGTGCCGAACGAGTCCACATGCTGTGCATCGCGGGCCTGGGGCACAGCGAGGCCGGGCGCTTCGACGAGGGAGAGCCGATCCTCGACGAGGCCGACTCGGTCGCCCGGCGGCTGGGCGAGCCCGAGCTGCTGGGCGTCGCGTCCTTCCATCGGGCCATGTCCGACCTCCATCAAATGCGCGTAGAAAGGCAGCTCACCCTGGGGCGGCGGAGCGTCGAGCTCCTGCGCGGGACCGAGCATCTCTGGGACTTCGTTCCTGCCCTGGGGTTGGTTCCCATGGCGTTGTTCTGTCTCGGAAGGCTGGACGAGATGCAGGTCTGGGAGCCGGAGGTCGAGCGGATGGCCGAGCGCGTCGGCCAGGTGGGGGTTAGCCTCCTCCTCGACCACACCCGGGCCCATCGGCGGCTGCTCGAGTCCGGGGAGCTGGAGCCGTTCGTCGGCGGGGCGAGGCGTCGTTTGGAATCCGCACGCGGAGCGGGGATCCCGTGGGCCCCGGCCCTGAGCCTCGTCGAGCTCGCACGAGCAGCCTGGTGGCGGGGAGACGATGCCGAGGCGGAAACCCGCCTCCGAGAAGCCCGGGCCGACGAGCCCGACTGGGCAGGCAAGGGCATCGCGCTGGCGGTTCAGATCCTGCTGCTGGCCCAGCGAGGGGATCGCGCCGCCCTCGACGTCTTGACGGCTCACGATCACCTCCTGCCCGAGCTCGGCCGCCCGGCGCGGGCTGGCTCTTGGCACCTGCTCCTCGCCGCCGTCGAGAGCCTGGCGCTCCTCGGAGAGATCGATGGAGCGGCGGCGCTGCATCCCCTCGTTCTCCACGGCCGAGCCCACACCGGCGCCGTCGTGCCGCTCTGGAGCAGCGTCTCATTCGCCCGCATCGCCGGGATCTCGGCCGCTTGCGCCCGCCGCTGGGACGTGGCCGCAGGCCACTTCGACCGCGCAGAAGAGGAGTGCGAGGCGATGCCGAACCTCCTCGAAGGTCCCGCGGTCCTCCGCTGGCGAGCCTGGATGCTCGCCCGTCGAGGGCGGCCGGAGGACAGCGCACGGGCGAAGGAGCTCGAGAGCGAGTCGAGGCGCGCGTGGCGCCGCCTCGGGTTCGCGGTGTCCCTCTAG
- a CDS encoding isoprenylcysteine carboxylmethyltransferase family protein — protein sequence MKKGTLPEQADQKASPRQWMRLVVAYLLIPLVLFLCGGDLGWWQGWLYALLIVAAGVGGRVWAERRHPGLMAERQNVETVQNAKAWDKVLAPLMAVSLVFPMVIVAGLDHRYGWSPEFPLWALGVGFLLIAFGYAFASWALAENRFFSSMVRIQTERGHTVCDTGPYRYVRHPGYAGNIPPLFGIVLALSSVWALVPAAVALIITVIRTVLEDRTLQEELPGYRDYARRVRYRLIPGIY from the coding sequence ATGAAAAAAGGAACGCTTCCTGAACAGGCAGATCAAAAAGCATCCCCTCGCCAGTGGATGCGCTTGGTGGTTGCCTATCTCCTGATCCCGCTGGTCCTATTTTTGTGCGGAGGGGACCTCGGTTGGTGGCAGGGGTGGCTCTACGCTCTGCTGATCGTTGCCGCTGGGGTCGGGGGACGGGTGTGGGCGGAACGGCGCCATCCCGGGTTGATGGCGGAACGGCAGAATGTTGAGACTGTCCAGAACGCAAAGGCTTGGGACAAAGTGCTGGCCCCGCTGATGGCGGTGAGTCTCGTCTTTCCGATGGTCATCGTCGCGGGGCTGGACCACCGCTATGGATGGTCTCCCGAATTTCCGCTCTGGGCCCTCGGGGTGGGCTTCCTGCTGATCGCGTTCGGATACGCTTTCGCTTCCTGGGCCTTGGCAGAGAACCGGTTCTTCTCCAGCATGGTGCGCATTCAGACCGAGCGAGGTCATACGGTGTGCGACACGGGCCCCTACCGGTATGTGCGGCATCCGGGGTATGCCGGAAACATTCCTCCACTCTTCGGAATTGTTCTGGCTTTGAGCTCGGTCTGGGCATTGGTTCCTGCAGCGGTGGCATTGATCATCACGGTGATTCGGACCGTGCTGGAAGACCGGACGTTGCAGGAAGAGCTGCCCGGCTATCGAGACTATGCGCGACGCGTGCGCTATCGGTTGATCCCGGGGATCTACTGA